Proteins found in one Corynebacterium zhongnanshanii genomic segment:
- a CDS encoding universal stress protein yields MADVKDIVVAVDGSEASTSAVAWAANCAWKRGEPLKLVSAYTMPQFMYADGMVPPPELYTELENEANAKLDDAIEVVKSVSTDIQYSTEVREAAPIDFLLNLSETAEMIVMGSRGLGGLSGLVMGSVSAAVVSHASCPVVVVRKDNELTEANKYGPVVVGVDGSDVSRQALAIAFKEADARKTTLRAIHSWQETQVHTSYVGVVESQSKLDSVIKQHQDMLSEELEGLLKQYPNVEVEEIVERERPIHALKEAATDAQLLITGSHGRGGFRGMLLGSTSRALLQYSPCPMMVVRPQK; encoded by the coding sequence ATGGCAGACGTAAAAGACATCGTCGTCGCAGTAGACGGTTCGGAGGCTAGCACGTCCGCCGTCGCGTGGGCTGCAAATTGTGCGTGGAAGCGCGGCGAGCCACTGAAGTTGGTGTCCGCCTACACCATGCCGCAATTCATGTACGCAGACGGCATGGTTCCGCCGCCAGAGCTCTACACAGAGCTGGAGAACGAAGCCAACGCCAAACTGGACGACGCGATCGAGGTTGTGAAGTCCGTCTCCACCGACATTCAGTACTCCACCGAAGTGCGAGAAGCGGCCCCCATCGACTTCTTGCTGAATCTCTCCGAGACCGCTGAGATGATCGTCATGGGATCCCGCGGCCTGGGTGGACTGTCCGGCCTGGTCATGGGATCCGTGTCCGCCGCGGTGGTCTCTCACGCATCCTGCCCCGTCGTGGTGGTCCGCAAGGACAACGAACTCACCGAGGCCAACAAGTACGGGCCTGTCGTGGTGGGCGTGGATGGATCCGACGTGTCCCGCCAGGCGCTGGCGATTGCCTTCAAGGAGGCCGACGCCCGAAAGACCACGTTGAGGGCGATCCACTCCTGGCAAGAGACCCAGGTGCACACCAGCTATGTGGGTGTGGTTGAGTCTCAGAGCAAGCTGGATAGCGTGATCAAGCAGCATCAGGACATGCTGTCCGAGGAGCTGGAAGGCCTGCTGAAGCAGTACCCGAATGTGGAAGTGGAAGAGATCGTGGAGCGCGAGCGCCCGATCCACGCCCTGAAGGAAGCTGCGACGGATGCGCAGCTGCTGATCACTGGCTCCCACGGTCGCGGAGGCTTCCGCGGCATGCTGTTGGGATCCACGTCCCGTGCGCTGCTGCAGTACTCTCCATGCCCCATGATGGTGGTGCGTCCGCAGAAGTAG
- a CDS encoding histone-like nucleoid-structuring protein Lsr2: MARREITQFFDDLDNSPLSESEVKVVEFSFRGNDYIIDLSEENAETFANALQPYIQVARKKPATRGRATNRNKPQRNREIRAWAVANGIQVPARGRLSADIVARYDAAHS, translated from the coding sequence ATGGCACGCCGCGAAATCACCCAGTTCTTCGATGACCTCGACAACTCCCCTCTCAGCGAGAGCGAAGTAAAGGTCGTAGAATTCTCCTTCCGCGGAAACGACTACATCATCGACCTCTCCGAAGAAAACGCAGAGACCTTCGCAAACGCCCTGCAGCCATACATCCAGGTTGCACGCAAGAAGCCTGCAACCCGTGGTCGCGCCACCAACCGCAACAAGCCACAGCGTAACCGCGAAATCCGCGCATGGGCCGTCGCTAACGGCATCCAGGTTCCTGCCCGCGGTCGCCTGTCCGCTGACATCGTTGCGCGTTACGACGCCGCACACTCCTAA
- a CDS encoding TetR/AcrR family transcriptional regulator: MSAQDDATARSSEGARASATGSAKGAAEGSAKGTAEAAGKSQAKTAKTAKAPAKTSTKAPAKKSSRRNRPAPRERLLASATNLFTTEGIRVIGIDRILRDADVAKASLYSLFGSKDNLTVAYLQRLDEQWRADWHELADERDKPESKIIAFFDLCIRNEPHNSFRGSHFQNAASEYPRPETDSEINIRQAAMEHRRWCRDTMAELLTERFGYASRSLADQLMVFLDGGLAGAKMSRTVAPLETARDLARQMLLTVPMSSYSI, translated from the coding sequence ATGTCAGCACAGGACGATGCGACAGCACGCTCCTCCGAGGGTGCTCGTGCCTCCGCTACGGGCTCCGCGAAGGGCGCCGCCGAGGGCTCCGCGAAAGGTACTGCCGAGGCGGCCGGAAAGTCTCAGGCGAAGACCGCGAAAACTGCGAAGGCACCTGCCAAGACGTCTACGAAGGCGCCTGCTAAGAAGTCTTCCCGCCGGAATCGTCCTGCCCCTCGCGAACGCCTCCTGGCTAGCGCCACCAATCTGTTCACCACGGAGGGCATCCGCGTGATTGGTATCGACCGCATCCTTCGTGACGCGGATGTGGCCAAGGCTAGCCTGTATTCGCTCTTCGGCTCGAAAGATAATCTGACGGTGGCGTACCTCCAGCGTCTGGATGAACAATGGCGTGCTGATTGGCATGAATTGGCTGACGAGCGCGATAAACCTGAGTCTAAAATTATAGCTTTTTTCGACCTGTGCATCCGCAACGAGCCGCATAATAGCTTCCGTGGATCACACTTTCAGAACGCAGCCAGTGAATATCCCCGCCCCGAGACCGATAGCGAGATCAATATTCGCCAGGCGGCTATGGAACATCGACGCTGGTGTCGCGATACCATGGCGGAATTATTAACAGAGCGTTTTGGTTATGCCTCCCGCTCCCTGGCCGATCAACTGATGGTTTTCTTGGATGGCGGCTTGGCCGGCGCGAAAATGTCCCGCACGGTTGCTCCCCTGGAAACGGCGCGTGATCTGGCGCGCCAGATGCTGCTCACCGTGCCGATGAGTAGTTACTCCATTTAA